DNA sequence from the Deinococcus malanensis genome:
AGAGCATCATCACCATGCTGGGCCTGGGCGCCGGGATCGACTACGCCCTGCTGATGGTCAACCGTTTCCGCGAGGAACTGGCCAGGGATCACGACTCGCGCGCCGCTGCTGCGCGCACGGTCATGACTGCCGGGCGCAGTGTCGCCTTCAGCGGCCTGACGGTCGCCATTGCCATGGCCGCGCTGATCCTGCCGCCCATCGCGTTCGTGCGCAGCATGGGCCTTGGCGGGGTGCTGGTCGTGCTGCTGACCGTGGTGGCCAGCCTGACCGCGCTGCCCGCCCTGCTGGCCCTGCTGGGTGAGCGCGTCAACAGTCCCCGTATCATCCGTTTTCCCTGGGGACAGAGTTCGGCCGCTTCGCAGGCCTGGACCGCCTTCGCGCGGCGGGTCACGGCGCGGCCGCTGCTGGCGGTGGTGCTGAGCACGGCCTTCCTGCTTGTGCTGGCCTTTCCGGCACTGAACATGCGCACAGGCTACGCGGGAGCCTGGGGCCTGACACCCGGCGTGGAAAGCCGCGACGCGCTGGCCGACGTGCGTGATCTGGGGGCCGGCGGGCTGCTCAGCCAGTTCGAGGTGGTGCTGGACCTGCAGGGCCAGCGGTATGGCGCTTCCCAGCGCGAGGCCTTCGGCGAGACCGTGCAGACCCTGCGGAAGGTTCCGGGTGTGCGGGCGGTGATCAGCCCCTTCCTGCGGCCTGAGGACCTGAGCGGCGCGGGTGAGGCCAGCAGTAGCCTGCAGAGCCTGGGCGCCGTAACGGCCCTGAACCAGCGCTCATTCAGTCGCGACCGGGAGCTGCTGCGTATCACCGTGATTCCCGAGCAGTACCTGCGCGCCGACCAGATTGAACCCTTTGAGGCCCGATTGCGGGAGGCACTGGGCACCTCGCCCTTTTCCTATCTGCTGGGTGGGGCGCCCATTGGCGAGCGGGACTTCAGCGACGCCATTACCGGCGCCATGCCGGCTGCGGTGATCACGGTCTTCGTAGGGACCTTCCTGCTGCTGATGGTGGCATTTTGCAGCCTTCTGATTCCACTCAAAAGCATCATCATGAATGCACTGACAGTTGCGGCAGCTTATGGGGTGGTCACGATGGTCGTCCAGAACGGAGTGATGGCAGGCCTGCTGGGCATTCCGAATGATGTCGGGGTGCTGGATTCCAGCCTGCCGCTGCTGCTGTTTGCGGTGATGTTCGGCCTGAGCATGGACTACGAGATCTTTCTGCTTTCCCGCGTGCAGGAAGAACACCTGCGCGGCGTCCCCAATGACGAGGCTGTGGTGCTGGCAGTGGGCCGCACCGCGCGGATTATTACCAGCGCGGCTGTAATCATGTTCATCGTCTTTGCGGCCTTCACGGTGGGCCGGGTGGTGGCCAGCAAAAGTATTGGCCTGGGGCTGGCCACCGCCGTGCTGCTGGACGCCACACTAGTTCGGCTGGTGCTGGTGCCCGCCTTTCTAAAGCTGGCCGGGCACTGGAACTGGTGGCTGCCCGGGTGGCTTGACCGCCGCCTTCCGCACGTGCACATCGAGCACTGAGGCGGGGGTGCAGGACAATGTCCTGGCGCTGAGGCTCAACAGTCAGAGAAGAGAGGTAAAAGCAGATTGACCTTGAAGGGAGGCCGTCAGAGGTGGGGGTGGTCACGCCTTGCGGAGCGCACTCCATAAGACCTTCCCAGCAGCAGGAACCGGGCAGGAAAGGGGAGAGGCGAACTGGCCTCTCCCCCCGGATGGCTGCCCTCAGCTGCCAGCGCCTGAACCCTGGGAATGCTTGCGGCGGACAAACCACACCACGGCCGCGACGACCAGCAGCCCCAGAATCACTTTGCTGGCCGGTCCCACGTACCGCTCGACCTTGTCGTAGTTCTCGCCCAGCAGGTAGCCGGCTCCCGCCAGCACCGAGGCCCACAGCGCCGAGCCGATGGCGCTGTAGATCAGGAACTTGGGCAGCGGCATCTCGCTCATGCCGGCCGGCAGGCTCAGCAGGCTGCGGATGCCCGGCACCATGCGTCCGAACAGCACTGCCTTGGTGCCGTGGCGGTCAAACCAGTCGTCGGCCCTGCGGATGTCCTTGCCACTCAGGGTCAACCATTTGCCGTATTTGTCCGCCCAGGCAACCAGCCGCTCTTCTCCAAACGCCCGCCCCACGTAATACAGCGGCAGGGTGCCCAGCACGCTGCCCAGCGTGCCCATCAGCACGACCAGGGCCAGATTCAGGTCGCCGCGTGACGCGGCAAAGCCGGCCGAGGGCATAATCAGTTCGCTTGGAATCGGGGGAAACACGTTCTCGATCACCATCAGCAGCAGGATCCCCAGATACCCCATGCTGTCCATCAGATTCTGTACCCACTCGGCCATACCCCGCAGCCTAGCGGCTGGAGATGGCCCGAACATCCACCTTAAGTCAAGCCCAGCTCAAGTGGCTGCGCCCCGGGTGCGCCGCCTACACTCGCAGACATGGCCCCGGCACTCAAAGCGCTGATTTTTGACTTCGACGGCACCATCCTGGATACCGAAACGCGCGAGTTTCTGCACTGGCAGCAGCTGTATCAGCAGCATGGACGGGAACTGCACCTGCACGAGTGGCAGCGCGGGGTGGGCACCTGGGACGTCTTCGATCCCTGGGCCGGGTTGCCGGACCATGTTCAGGCCGACCGCCAGCAGGTTCATGCTGATCTGCACAGCCGCATTGTCAGCGATATCTCCGAACAGGACCTGCGTCCCGGTGTCCGCGCGGTGCTCGACGCGGTCCGGCCGGCCGGATACCGTCTGGCCCTGGCCACCAGCAGCGACCGCCAGTGGGTCACGCGCTGGATGGCCCAGCATGGGTTGCTGGATCACTTCGAAACCCTGGCCACCCGGGACGATGTCGCGCGCGTCAAACCTGACCCGGAACTGTATCTGATGGCGGCCTCGCGCCTTGGGCTGCACCCGGCAGAGTGTGTGGCGGTCGAGGACAGCCTGAACGGGGCGACGGCG
Encoded proteins:
- a CDS encoding MMPL family transporter, whose product is MRALSSLVSRHPWSVLLVWVLVVALCAPFAARAPGALSAHPGELLDTESARVTRLLRERFGEKDTNTALLVTRSVPPLTTPAGRAAYDRFADGLNDIKGVSRVLRADAAGAVPTTDEAGERALTLVQIPLDEGATETVTRLRVYATRVSSPALRVQVTGGQAIADDFTQFAEEDTKRSEFAALPLTALVLLMVFGALVATGLPLIVGVLSITVAMAGVWGLTRVTEVSTFAQSIITMLGLGAGIDYALLMVNRFREELARDHDSRAAAARTVMTAGRSVAFSGLTVAIAMAALILPPIAFVRSMGLGGVLVVLLTVVASLTALPALLALLGERVNSPRIIRFPWGQSSAASQAWTAFARRVTARPLLAVVLSTAFLLVLAFPALNMRTGYAGAWGLTPGVESRDALADVRDLGAGGLLSQFEVVLDLQGQRYGASQREAFGETVQTLRKVPGVRAVISPFLRPEDLSGAGEASSSLQSLGAVTALNQRSFSRDRELLRITVIPEQYLRADQIEPFEARLREALGTSPFSYLLGGAPIGERDFSDAITGAMPAAVITVFVGTFLLLMVAFCSLLIPLKSIIMNALTVAAAYGVVTMVVQNGVMAGLLGIPNDVGVLDSSLPLLLFAVMFGLSMDYEIFLLSRVQEEHLRGVPNDEAVVLAVGRTARIITSAAVIMFIVFAAFTVGRVVASKSIGLGLATAVLLDATLVRLVLVPAFLKLAGHWNWWLPGWLDRRLPHVHIEH
- a CDS encoding DedA family protein; protein product: MAEWVQNLMDSMGYLGILLLMVIENVFPPIPSELIMPSAGFAASRGDLNLALVVLMGTLGSVLGTLPLYYVGRAFGEERLVAWADKYGKWLTLSGKDIRRADDWFDRHGTKAVLFGRMVPGIRSLLSLPAGMSEMPLPKFLIYSAIGSALWASVLAGAGYLLGENYDKVERYVGPASKVILGLLVVAAVVWFVRRKHSQGSGAGS
- a CDS encoding HAD family hydrolase, whose translation is MAPALKALIFDFDGTILDTETREFLHWQQLYQQHGRELHLHEWQRGVGTWDVFDPWAGLPDHVQADRQQVHADLHSRIVSDISEQDLRPGVRAVLDAVRPAGYRLALATSSDRQWVTRWMAQHGLLDHFETLATRDDVARVKPDPELYLMAASRLGLHPAECVAVEDSLNGATAAVAAGMRVVVVPNDVTRTQPFPPSWARLEDGYSGGLEGLLRALGES